In Streptomyces durocortorensis, a genomic segment contains:
- a CDS encoding PucR family transcriptional regulator, with the protein MRRETRYEVLLGPLLAGRNPPDLVERAARALGLPERGRYAVVVLDSPEPGPSAATPGPDPDGTRWCWCGGGDASGREVAVVLLGPAGPARAAAWLRERGAGPGGVSPVVGSLAELAAAHRLAGTALLTCEPGSREIVRLDERLPAALLVSRPELSTRLLAEVFGPLLTLAPAERSLLVGTLEAWLECGGSAGRAAARLRCHRNTVCNRLRRLEGLTGRSLSRPRELVDLVLALDALRLTSAPP; encoded by the coding sequence ATGCGGCGTGAAACGCGGTACGAGGTGCTGCTCGGCCCGCTGCTGGCCGGCCGGAACCCCCCGGACCTGGTGGAGCGCGCGGCGCGGGCGCTCGGGCTGCCCGAACGGGGGCGGTACGCGGTGGTGGTCCTGGACTCGCCCGAGCCGGGGCCCTCGGCGGCAACCCCGGGCCCTGATCCGGACGGGACGCGCTGGTGCTGGTGCGGTGGGGGTGACGCGTCGGGCCGGGAGGTCGCCGTGGTGCTGCTGGGACCGGCTGGCCCGGCCCGGGCCGCGGCGTGGCTGAGGGAGCGGGGCGCGGGGCCGGGGGGTGTGAGCCCGGTGGTGGGTTCGCTGGCGGAGTTGGCCGCGGCGCACCGGCTGGCGGGTACGGCGCTGCTGACGTGCGAGCCGGGGAGCCGGGAGATCGTACGGCTGGACGAGCGGCTGCCGGCGGCCCTGCTGGTGAGCCGCCCGGAGCTGTCCACCCGGCTCCTGGCGGAGGTGTTCGGCCCGTTGCTGACCCTCGCGCCTGCGGAGCGGTCGCTGCTGGTGGGGACGCTGGAGGCGTGGCTGGAGTGCGGGGGCTCGGCGGGGCGGGCGGCGGCCCGGCTGCGGTGTCACCGCAACACGGTGTGCAACCGGCTGCGGCGGCTGGAGGGCCTGACGGGCCGGTCGCTGTCACGGCCGCGCGAACTGGTCGACCTGGTGCTGGCGCTGGACGCGCTGCGGCTGACGTCGGCGCCGCCGTGA